Below is a window of Penaeus monodon isolate SGIC_2016 chromosome 26, NSTDA_Pmon_1, whole genome shotgun sequence DNA.
CAGAAAAGTTTGTGAACAAGAGACACATACATCACAATTGAAACAAATATAcacagaacaataaaaataatagaaagaattGTGCAATATAGCCTAAATATGAGTTTTCTACAGcaccataaaaaagaaattaactgGCAAaactttctatataatatatatatctttacaagaTGCATAAAACACAAAGGACATAGTAAAATACTTGTCAATCTAActgatacataaaataaataaataaatgaatacttaCGATATACACTGGCTAACAGGATCACACCATTGGGTGACAAAGCCAGAGCTTTGTAGTTATACTTGGCTTCTATAGGCAATGTGTATGATTTATTGTTGCGCAGGTCATAAACAGATATCTTATTTCCCACAGGGCAGATAACTGTATTACCATCATTTGAAAATACGATATCCCCCCGGTTGTACACCGTACCAAGAAGGTTGGAAAACTGAAAAAGAACAGATAAAtaggaaaacaaatgaataataaactaTGCGAGAATTGAAGGGGAATTCATGTATAACCATACTTATCTGTAcattctatatatgtaaaataattagaGATTATgcaggtaaaaattaaaaatttgttcaTAGAAATATCAATCCAAAAATCATAAttcttacattcatacatatttacactCAGATATACCAAACATGTCTCATATCATTTTTACCTCGAGATACTGAGAACCCACAAATCCAACCAACATGACACTAACCTTATAAGAAAACTTCAtctttgatttacaaaaatattactattttcaacATGTATGTTTACTTCCACTGCCGTTCCCACATGTTCGAGCCTCGAGGTTTGTTTACATTCGCGGTCTGGGTATACATTTTTCGAATTGAGCTCTGGGTATCCACCTTTTAAAACtccatattttttctatattaaaaatataagtacttataataaatattagtaacTTATAACACTAATCTGGATGATAAAGTGTGTTTTTACTCAacaagaaatatacacacatatatacacaaggttCATATAGAccttgaacacacacatacacacgcgagcacgcacacacgcacacacacacacacacacacacacacacacacacacacacacacacacacacacacacacacacacacacacatatatatatatatatatatatatatatatatatatatatatatatatatatatatatatgtatgtatgtatgtatatagatatatatgtgtgtgtgtgtgtgtgtgtgtgtgtgtgtgtgtgtgtgtgtttatatgtatatatatgtatgtgagtgggtGCGTAGCCTAtcgggatgcatatatatatatatatatatatatatatatatatatatatatatatatatatatatatatatatatatatacattaattatataatatatatatatatatatatatatatatatatatatatatatatatatatatatagagagagagagagagagagagagagagagagagagagagagagagagagagagagagagagacatatgtgtgtgtacacacacacacaaatatatatgtatgtatgtatataatatgtgacgGATGCAATATAAatgttgtatgcatgtacatacgtatatatgcatgtgatataCGTAATATAAGTACTGTATAcatgtacgtaagtatgtatgagtgtatgtacgtgtatgtgtgtgtgtgtgtgtgtgtgtgtgtgtgtgtgtgtgtgtgtgtgtgtgtgtgtgtgtgtgtgtgtgtgtgtgtgtgtgtgtgtgtgtgtgtgtgtgtgtgtgtgtgtgcgtgcgtgcgtgcgtgtgtgtgttagtgtgtgtgtatgtgtgtgtgtgtaagagccataatgatgggccctacaagagtatggtaggtggcgagcttagggtgtagggtagacgaccaagatgtcttgactccttttattataaaatatgatggagtacggctgcgccgaggagcggggtgctgctccttggctccccgcagggagtctgcctgtcatctcctacagtggtctaaagatgggcatagatcacgtgcttgacatatgacaatcattggtgattaaaggtagtgttacaacaatgcatagctcttgtggaaggagatagacaatacaacatttgaatgtctagtgtggcaacaagaggcgaataaacaggtaaagcaatgggcatacttatatgtacatacgtgtgtgggaatataggcatgtggcaATACTCAAGATtttacaagtcatgtagaatataacaacagataaatagaataacattggcatacatatttcagtaacatcacatatataaagctgggttacagtgtgtgtgtgtgtgtgtgtgtgtatgtgtgtgtgtgtgtgtgtgtgtgtgtgtgtgtgtgtgtgtgtgtgtgtgtgtgtgtgtgtgtgtgtgtgtgtgtgtgtgtgtgtgtgtgtgtgtgtgtgtgtgtgtgcgcgtgtgtgtgtctgtgtgtatatgtgtatgtgtgtgtgtgtgtgtatgtatgtatgtatgtatgtatgtatgtatgtatgtgtatatatatatatatatatatatatatatatatatatatatatatatatatatatatatacatacacatatatacatacatacacacatgagtgAAATGTCATAGGGAAACAAAGGAaacattttcgtttcttttatttgcATGTGCATGAATCATTTTCATGTACAAGACTGAACAAATGTATTTATGAAGTACAGAATACTGAATGTTTTGACAACTGACTTCTCAGTGATGGAGAAAATTAGAATGCGAGGAaaagattatgaaaaatatacacataaaagtaaTCCATACATtttaccatcagtacatatttttatttaagtaCATACGAAAGCTGAGCTATACTTCCTGCCGATCTTTGCTTCTAAGTACACACAAAAGCTCAGTCGTactgcctgcctatctatctatctatctatctatctatctatctatatattttttttttcttttttttcaaaagtacaGCTCAGCCATATTGCCTGCCtgtctacagtatatatatttttttatctaagtaCAACTCAGCTATATTGCCTGCCTATCTAAAGATTTTCCATCTAAGCACACACAAATTCTAAGCTGTATTGCCTccctatctatattttcttttctctctcagtaCATATGAAAGCTCAGCTACTGTGCTTACTTTCCACTGCCCTATGACTGACTGCTGATCATTCCCCTGATGCGTTTTCCGACCAGCTGAGCTCCCCTGCCGTTCGTTTCTTCGTATCCGGCCATTCCCTCCTGACACCTCTTCACCCATTCGTGAATCTTCGTGTATTCTTCGGGAATAAAGCCAGTCTCGATTACCGAAGTCACTGATGGAACCAGTACCAAGTCCGCCACGGTGATGCGGTCAGTGGCGGCGGCGAAATCGGCTCGCGAGAGGAATTTTTCGAGCCAGTGCAGACACTCctggaatttttcctttttctcgtcgTAGGTGGGGTCGCGTTTGCCGCCCAGCTGGGAATGCTTGttgatggaggaggtggtgggtggAGAAAGAACGGAGTTAGGATGGCGCTGAGATGGAGGGATGGTTGGGAGGGAGagcaaggggtaaggggagggagagagggaaggtgagagggaggaacggagagtgggacagaggggaggaggggactaggtgagggagggagagagagggagagggagagggagagggagagggggaaagagagagagagagagaagagagagagagagagagagagagagaggagagagagagagagagagagagagagagagagagagagagagagagagagagagagagagagaggagagagagaagagagagaggagagagagagagagagagagagagagagggaagggatatatatatatatatatatatatatatatatatatatatatatatatatatatatatatatatatatatgtatgtatgtatgtatgtatatatatatatatatatatatatatatatatatatatatatatatatatatatatatatatatatatatagagagagagagagagagagagagagagagagagagagagagagaggaggaggaggaggaggagtgaaggaatagtgtcagagacagagaggataCTCTCCATCACCGAATAAAAAGCATTAGAAAAGctggagaaaataaagagaaaggagatagagaagttCCAGGACAAAAGAAGTAACCTGAAACAAAATTACATCAATCCATTTACACACACCATCCcttccaaataaacaaaacaaacaaaacaaacaattataAGCCATCTCCCTTCACCACCCAAAGCGACCTCGACTCACCATAAAGGCCCCAAAACGCGGGACGAAAGTagcaatataacaaatataaatcatTTCCCTTCACCACTCACCATGAAGGCCCTGAACCGTGGGAAAAACGTAGCAATGTCGAAATACAAAAGGCTGTCTATCCTGGCACGTGTTACAGCATCCCGCGGGTAGAGAGCGCTGTCATCCTTTGCGAATTTGGTCACCAGGTAAGTACATATGGCCCGGCTGGcggtgggagaggaagaaaaaggaaaaagaaaaagaaaatgcataatAGGGAGAAATTAAGATGTTTGTGGAAATATAGACAGGGTGAGAatgggaatgagaaagaaagaagaaaaaaaggggaaaaaagtgacacTATAGTTAATAGCGAAAATGTAGTTAGTGGAATAGTGATGAGAAATTCGTTTTAAaagtgaataatgaaaattagGACATACTGGAAAGGGTCTGGAAAATAAAAACTGATATGGTTGataagaaacagagacaaacagggtGATAAGATAAAGGCCATAGAAAAAGAAGACTTAGTGGAAGGGTgatgaataaacgaataaaataagatgacgaagtaaagacgataataataaagaaaggatgATCTCGCGATtacaaacgaaagaagaaaaaccgcaaaataaagataatagtgaaaataaaggcGGTAGAGTGATCATAAACGAAAGTGACAAAATACAGGTGCCAGGAAAATAGGGGATGGAAATaggcaaagaaagggaaaaataacataaataagaaaaaaaggagaaggaggaataacaGGAGAAAGTAGTaataggagatgaagagaaagaaggggaatgaaTAACTATGGCAGAGgtaaaaatgtaaatgtatggTATCTGCAGTATAGTAgtatggtaaaatataaatatatgtatttttactgaaaaatataactatatatttacagtaaaatataatggtatgtatttacaataaaatagaaatatctgtatttgtatcgaaaaataaaagtatttttagtaaaataaataCAGGCATTGCCCCCCCCTCCACATCCggcccttacctctccctccttccttagccccttcccacaccctcacccacaccctcactccccacctcacccccacactcgcctccacacccacacccctctATCCATTTCTTACCTCTATCCCAATATTTTCCCACATTCTTGAcccctctcacccacacacagtcCTTACTCGCACTTTTCCCCACACCTTCACCCACACACTtaacctcacccccacccccacaattcCGGCCAGTCCttatctcccccactcccccatcctCTACCCGCACTCGTTTCCCCCCAAACTTATCCCCACAACCAGCGCTTacctcttccccaaccctttcccccacacccacactcaccctTAACCCACACCAAGAGGTTacttcttccccaacccccccaacccccacacacacactctttttttttaccccatcaTACCctacccactcccacccccccaacccccacccttccccaacccacATATACCCCCACACAATAACActaccaaccccaccccccaacccccacaatgCCCCGCGACCTCACCTCTCCCACAGAACGACCCTCATTTCTCCCACACAACGACCCTCACCTCTCCCACACAACGACCCTCACCTCTCCCACACAACGACCCTCACCTCTCCCACACAACGACCCTCACCTCTCCCACAGATCGACCCTCACCTCTCCCACAGAacgaccctctcctctcccacagaACGACCCTCACCTCTCCCACAGATCGACCCTCACCTCTCCCACAGATCGACCCTCACCTCTCCCACACAACGACCCTCACCTCTCCCACACAACGACCCTCACCTCTCCCACACAACGACCCTCACCTCTCCCACACAACGACCCTCACCTCTCCCACACAACGACCCTCACCTCTCCCACACAACGACCCTCACCTCTCCCACACAAcgaccccccacctctccccacaaCGAGCCTACCTTCCCACCAacgacccccacccctcccacacaACGACCCCCACCTCTCCGAAAATCGCCTTCACCCTCCCCCAGAACGACCCTCACCTCTACACACAACGACCCTTTACCTCCCCCACAAAAGACCTCACCCCTCCCACAACGACCCTCACCCTCCCACAATCGACCTTCACCCTCCCCCGATCGACTCACTCCCCACACAagaccccaccttcccccacaaCGACCTCACCTTCCCACACAAAAGACCCACACCTCTGCACAAAAGACCCACCCTCCCCCAGAACGACCCCACCTTCCCAACAAAAGCCCACACCCTCCACACAACGACCCTCACTCTCCCCCAAAatcgacccccaccccctttcccccagaccgaccctcaccctcccaccaacgaccctcaccctcccccacaacgacccccacctctcccccaacgACCCACACTTCCCCACAACGACCCCCTCTCCCACACAAAagaccctcacccctcccccaaaacgACCCTCACCCCCACAGATGACCCTCACCTCCCCACAACGCCTAACCTttgacaaaaaaaccccccctcccgcaGATCGACCCCCAACCCTCCCACAgacacccccacctctcccacaCAACGACCTACCCTCCCACagacccccaccttcccccaaagACCTCACCTTCCCACACAACGACCCTCACCTTCCCCCAgatcacccccacctcccacacaACGACCCCCATTCCACACAAcgaccctcacctctccccccaacgacccctcacccctccacacaacgaccccacccccccaacaacgaccctcacctctcccacacaaagaacccccccctccccaaaagatcgacctcacccctcccccagaTCGCCCTCACCTCTCCCACACAACGACCCTCACCTCTCGCACAAAAagacccccaccttccccccagatcgaccccacctctcccccacaacGACCCTCACCTCTGCACAAAAAAGCCCTCACCTCTCCACAGATcgacccccacctctcccccacaaaAGACCCCCACCTCTCCACAGATCGACCCCACTCTCCCACACAAGACCCACACCTCTCCCCACACAACGACCCCCACCTCGCACAAAAAAGACCCACCTCTCCCACACAACGAGcccacctctcccccacaacGACCTCACCTCTCCCGCAGATCGACCCCACCCTCCCACAGACGACCCTCACTTCCCACACAACGATTCACCTCTCCCACACaagaccctcaccccccccaaaagaccctACCCCTCCCCGATCGCCTTCACCTCTCCCGCAGATCGACCCTTTACCTCCCCACACaacgacccccacccccccaacaacgacccccacctccccaccaacGGGGCCTCACCCCTCCCCACAAGACCCTCACTCTCCCACAACGACCCTCACCTTCCCACACAACGACCCTCACCTCTCCCACACAAGACCCCAAATCTCGCACAAAACACCCTCACCTCTCCCAAAgaacgccccccctctccccacgacCCACACCTCCCCACAcaaaccctcctctcccccagatcgaccctcaccccctcccacagATCGGGGCCCCACCTTCCGCAGATCGACCCTCACCTTCCCACAAGACCCTCACCTCTCCACACAACgaccccccacctctcccacacgacccacacctctcccccacaagcccccccccctctcccacacaacGACCCCACCCTCGCACAAAAAcgacccccacctctccccagaTCGCCCCACCCTCCCACACAAAGACCCTCACTGTCCACAGATCGACCCTCACCTCTCCCACACAAGACCCAAACTCTCCCCCACAAcgacccccaccttcccccacaagaccccccctctcccacagatgaccccccctctcccacacaacaccccacccctcccAAAAACGACCTACCCCTCGCACAAAACGACCCTCACCTCTCCCACACAACGACCCTCACCCctcccacacaaccacccaacccTCCCCCACAACGACCTACCTCTCCCACCGAAagaccccccccttcccacagatcgaccccccacctctccccaaaATCGCCCCCACCTTCCCACACAAGACCCCCACCTCTCCCACACAAAGACCCCCACCTCTCGCACAAAACGACCCTCACCTCTCCCACAGAACGACCCTCACCTCTCCCACAGATCGACCCTCACCTCTCCCACAGATCGACCCTCACCTCTCCCACACAACGAGATCCCCGTCGACGAGTGTGGGAACAGTGTGCTCCGGGTTAAGCGCCAGGTACTCGGCCTTGAACTGCTCTCCCTGCCAGATATCCACTTCCTTGAGGTTGAGCTCGACGCCTAAGGTCCGGGCCGTGAGGAGGACCGAGCGGCAGAAGGGCGAGGTGATGCAGTAGTAGAGGTCGAGGGGCATGGCGGCTGCGGGGGCGGTTCtgcgggggggaaaaggaagttcTGTTTTGAAGTGTGTCCAAGGGGCGGGGGTGACTTTGTGTGTTAGCGGTAAATGGTTAGGGGCCTGCATGCGTTTACGAGAATATTTGCATACGTACATGCGAGGTCTGTATAGGTATATAGACCTTTTGCGTACGTGTATGTAGTCACGGATGGATGAATGGACggaagcacgcacacacgcacacagacgatACAGAAATACAATAAATTGATTAGGCACAAAAGCAtaacttacataaatataaaataatcttataCATCACatacggagataaaaaaaaaatggaagttataATTGGTTCGTACAAACCACTCATTAACCAGATGAATGATTTCACgtgaaaaccaaaaacaatttcTTTCCAACAAAAAAATTACCTACACTATATGAACCAAAGACAAGATTTAGACTAAACTCATCGACGAGCGTGATGAGTTTGAAGAGGTTGGTGAATGTAAGTATCTGATAACAGTGAGGCATAAACATAACAGCGATAAC
It encodes the following:
- the LOC119590150 gene encoding glutathione S-transferase 1-like, whose product is MPLDLYYCITSPFCRSVLLTARTLGVELNLKEVDIWQGEQFKAEYLALNPEHTVPTLVDGDLVVWESRAICTYLVTKFAKDDSALYPRDAVTRARIDSLLYFDIATFFPRFRAFMHSQLGGKRDPTYDEKKEKFQECLHWLEKFLSRADFAAATDRITVADLVLVPSVTSVIETGFIPEEYTKIHEWVKRCQEGMAGYEETNGRGAQLVGKRIRGMISSQS